In Paenibacillus guangzhouensis, a single window of DNA contains:
- a CDS encoding sensor histidine kinase, whose amino-acid sequence MKLITQINLAFGALLVLVFGVIAVIIHTVLLDHFMGKQQEELQTLSTTLSQTIVLQDTRAIPSASFKVRYLPAESDIEAIILDGQSRVVSSTLSPQTSAVEVGVSSAAAAMPMDAEMRKIVEGKDKRFLTGTAVTRAGDQLTLVSPVSKVREIEMKLFSQLLIVLCTGFIVVFLLGLFMTKRIIHPLMRLREELKKVRGRKYAEVELVKATGEIGAVAETVYDLAQELDQYHRVQKQFFQNASHELKSPLMSIFGYAEGIRDGVFEGESMRRGLEIIMSEGNRVKKLVTEMTLLAKLDSEEDIFQFERIAVKDMLLETEERVNPMLMKNNLQLQIQYHMDDPEALQIHADQDKLLQALLNVVTNSIRHAKEEIHIHVRQQGNHVLISVQDDGEGIPEQLLPTLFHRFVKGKGGESGLGLAIARAIVERCGGKISAMNRDAGGAMLDFDFPMCRA is encoded by the coding sequence ATGAAGCTGATTACTCAGATTAACCTGGCGTTCGGTGCGCTGCTCGTGCTTGTGTTCGGCGTCATCGCCGTTATTATTCATACGGTGTTGCTGGATCACTTCATGGGCAAGCAGCAGGAAGAGCTTCAGACTCTCAGTACAACCTTGTCGCAAACTATCGTCCTGCAAGATACGCGTGCCATCCCTTCGGCTAGCTTTAAAGTCAGGTATCTGCCAGCAGAGAGTGATATTGAGGCCATTATTCTGGACGGTCAGAGTCGGGTTGTCTCATCAACGCTGTCGCCTCAGACCTCAGCTGTGGAGGTGGGAGTTTCATCGGCTGCGGCTGCTATGCCGATGGATGCGGAGATGCGCAAGATCGTCGAGGGCAAGGACAAGCGGTTCCTTACCGGTACAGCGGTAACGAGAGCAGGCGACCAGCTAACGTTGGTGTCTCCTGTCAGTAAAGTTCGAGAGATCGAGATGAAGCTATTCAGCCAGCTGCTCATCGTGCTGTGTACGGGGTTCATTGTGGTGTTCCTCTTGGGCTTGTTCATGACGAAACGGATTATTCATCCTCTGATGCGATTGCGCGAGGAATTGAAGAAGGTGCGTGGCCGGAAGTACGCCGAGGTCGAGCTGGTGAAGGCGACAGGCGAGATCGGCGCAGTAGCAGAGACGGTCTATGATCTGGCGCAGGAGCTGGACCAGTATCACCGGGTTCAGAAGCAATTTTTCCAGAATGCTTCGCATGAGCTCAAGTCCCCCTTGATGTCGATTTTCGGGTATGCAGAAGGGATTCGGGATGGCGTGTTCGAAGGCGAGAGCATGCGACGCGGACTGGAGATCATTATGAGTGAAGGAAATCGGGTAAAGAAGCTGGTCACCGAGATGACGTTGCTCGCTAAATTGGATAGCGAAGAGGATATCTTCCAATTCGAGCGCATAGCGGTGAAGGATATGCTGCTCGAGACGGAAGAACGCGTGAACCCGATGCTGATGAAAAATAACTTGCAGTTGCAGATCCAGTATCACATGGACGACCCGGAGGCCCTGCAAATTCATGCGGATCAGGATAAGTTATTGCAGGCGCTGCTCAACGTGGTGACGAATTCGATTCGCCATGCGAAGGAAGAGATTCATATTCATGTGCGGCAACAAGGCAATCATGTGCTCATCTCCGTGCAAGATGATGGAGAAGGAATTCCGGAGCAGCTGCTTCCTACGTTATTCCATCGATTTGTGAAAGGAAAGGGCGGCGAGTCGGGCTTAGGACTAGCCATTGCAAGGGCGATCGTTGAACGCTGCGGAGGGAAGATTTCAGCGATGAATCGGGACGCAGGCGGGGCGATGCTCGATTTTGATTTTCCGATGTGCAGGGCGTGA
- a CDS encoding response regulator transcription factor: MNNYRIAVVDDDLNIRQLVESYLQKENMETIGLGTAEEAWILWENNPPDMWVLDIMLPGMDGYELCRKIRANAEVPIIMVSARDDEVDKILGIELGGDDYMVKPFSPRELVARVKRQLQRMQKLRMKEEELQLDEEVVMALGELRLLLHDRRAVWRGIEIDLTSKEFDLLKLFVERPNRAFARDEILQLVWGDDYFGSDRAVDHLVKRLRKKVEDLPVEAVWGLGYRLNGGEC; encoded by the coding sequence ATGAACAATTATCGCATCGCCGTCGTAGATGATGATCTAAATATAAGACAGTTAGTAGAGTCCTATTTGCAAAAAGAAAATATGGAAACCATCGGGCTTGGGACGGCCGAGGAGGCATGGATCCTCTGGGAGAACAATCCGCCCGATATGTGGGTACTCGACATTATGCTGCCTGGCATGGATGGATACGAGTTGTGCCGCAAAATTCGAGCCAACGCGGAGGTGCCGATTATCATGGTCTCGGCGCGGGATGACGAGGTCGATAAAATACTAGGCATCGAGCTGGGGGGCGACGATTATATGGTGAAACCCTTCAGCCCAAGAGAGCTCGTCGCGCGTGTGAAGCGTCAGCTGCAGCGCATGCAGAAGCTTCGAATGAAGGAAGAAGAGCTGCAGCTGGACGAGGAAGTTGTCATGGCGCTTGGTGAGCTCCGTCTCTTGCTGCATGATCGGCGAGCCGTCTGGCGCGGGATAGAGATCGACCTTACGAGCAAGGAGTTCGATCTGCTCAAACTGTTCGTGGAGCGCCCGAATCGTGCTTTTGCCAGAGACGAAATCCTGCAGCTGGTATGGGGGGACGACTATTTTGGCAGCGACCGCGCGGTAGACCATCTCGTAAAGCGGCTGCGCAAGAAGGTTGAAGACCTGCCGGTTGAAGCGGTATGGGGCCTCGGTTATCGGCTGAATGGGGGGGAGTGTTAG
- a CDS encoding YjgB family protein, with product MTRNLTLAASLGLTLVVMLSGCGNHNAERSVQSNQIPETTHIVQQTERQPGAVDYTVRFTANKKVASKHDKSVEAVKNMMKQAKQGKVAGSEYGAQTGLFDDVEKDWGKPDTNESAGKGIYATYAKKHIVFGYNKGMQIFDVRSERPEVQSLTLSDVEKALGKPKEVRKSGKDTIYVYPAGEDYELKFVMPTPTKKQPNPHIHHISVYYPRGAVNLMLG from the coding sequence GTGACCCGAAATTTAACGCTAGCAGCCTCATTGGGGCTCACGCTGGTCGTGATGCTGAGCGGTTGCGGCAATCATAATGCAGAGCGATCTGTTCAATCCAATCAGATACCAGAGACAACCCACATCGTCCAGCAGACTGAACGGCAGCCAGGAGCCGTTGACTATACGGTGCGTTTTACAGCCAATAAGAAGGTAGCCAGCAAGCATGATAAATCCGTGGAAGCCGTGAAGAATATGATGAAGCAGGCGAAGCAAGGTAAAGTCGCGGGAAGTGAGTACGGTGCACAGACCGGATTATTTGATGACGTGGAGAAAGACTGGGGTAAGCCTGATACGAATGAGTCTGCAGGCAAGGGCATCTACGCCACCTATGCGAAGAAGCATATCGTATTCGGTTACAACAAAGGGATGCAAATATTCGATGTTCGTTCCGAACGCCCGGAGGTGCAGTCGCTGACGCTATCCGATGTGGAGAAAGCGCTAGGAAAGCCAAAGGAAGTACGTAAGAGCGGCAAAGATACGATATATGTCTACCCAGCAGGCGAGGATTATGAATTGAAGTTCGTCATGCCAACGCCAACGAAGAAGCAGCCAAATCCGCATATTCATCATATCTCGGTGTATTATCCGAGAGGTGCGGTGAATTTGATGCTGGGTTGA
- a CDS encoding cold-shock protein, whose amino-acid sequence MQQGTVKWFNAEKGFGFIEVEGGNDVFVHFSAIQGDGFKTLEEGQKVEFNVVQGNRGPQAENVVKL is encoded by the coding sequence ATGCAACAAGGTACAGTTAAATGGTTCAACGCTGAGAAAGGTTTCGGCTTCATCGAAGTTGAAGGCGGCAACGATGTATTCGTACATTTCTCCGCAATTCAAGGCGACGGCTTCAAGACTCTTGAAGAAGGCCAAAAAGTTGAGTTCAACGTTGTTCAAGGCAACCGCGGACCACAAGCTGAGAACGTTGTAAAATTGTAA
- a CDS encoding LysR family transcriptional regulator, which yields MITDSLQIFVTVIEHRNFSRAAEALNLSQPGVSLHIRNLERELGAKLLHRSPKYVRLTEAGQVLYQRAKVILSLYEEAKSQIQLMHGTVTGTLKIGASFTIGEYVLPKLLAGFVQHHPQVDVQVTIANTEGILQGIRANTLDLGLVEGELHQDDLEISHWMEDEMLVIAPPAHPLSRMPRVTTELLQEQIWVFRELGSGTRAYHDRFIERRGLHVKRSFILSSNQGVKEAVLSGLGLSVLSNLVVDKELNNHELVALPVDGGRLIRALSIVQRRGPQDMLAPLVFRQHISHSISS from the coding sequence ATGATTACAGATTCGCTCCAAATTTTCGTCACGGTTATTGAACATCGGAACTTCTCGCGCGCTGCAGAGGCCCTTAATTTGTCTCAGCCGGGCGTTAGCCTTCATATACGCAACTTAGAGCGAGAGCTCGGGGCGAAGCTCCTGCACCGCTCCCCCAAATATGTGCGATTAACGGAGGCTGGGCAAGTGCTCTATCAACGGGCGAAGGTGATACTGTCCCTCTACGAAGAAGCCAAATCCCAAATTCAGCTGATGCATGGAACTGTCACCGGCACCCTCAAGATTGGAGCAAGCTTTACCATCGGAGAATACGTGCTCCCGAAGCTGCTCGCGGGTTTCGTACAGCATCACCCACAAGTCGATGTACAAGTTACGATTGCGAATACCGAAGGGATCTTGCAAGGGATTCGTGCCAATACGCTGGATCTAGGCCTCGTAGAAGGTGAACTGCATCAAGACGATCTCGAAATCAGCCACTGGATGGAAGATGAGATGCTCGTCATTGCCCCACCTGCTCACCCCTTGTCTCGCATGCCGCGAGTAACAACAGAGCTGCTGCAGGAACAAATATGGGTATTCCGCGAACTCGGTTCCGGGACAAGAGCCTACCATGATCGATTCATCGAGCGCCGCGGATTGCATGTGAAGCGCTCCTTCATCCTCAGCAGCAATCAAGGCGTCAAAGAAGCCGTGCTCTCCGGACTCGGCCTATCCGTATTATCCAATCTTGTCGTGGACAAGGAACTGAACAACCATGAACTCGTGGCCTTACCCGTCGATGGTGGTAGGCTCATACGGGCACTCTCCATTGTCCAGCGTCGTGGGCCGCAAGATATGCTGGCACCGCTGGTGTTCCGTCAACATATTAGTCATTCCATTTCATCATAA
- the msrA gene encoding peptide-methionine (S)-S-oxide reductase MsrA, which produces MEQHHTSSIQLATFAGGCFWCMVKPFDQLPGILKVVSGYTGGHTVNPTYADVKSQTSGHYEVVQITFDSTQFSYEQLLELYWPQIDPTDAEGQFQDRGPSYRAAIFYHSEEQREQAEASKAVIAASGRFEKPIVTEILPAQTFYPAEDYHQDYYKKSPDHYREDRLLSGRDQFIEQHWHPKSNT; this is translated from the coding sequence ATGGAACAACATCACACATCTTCCATTCAACTCGCAACCTTCGCTGGCGGCTGCTTCTGGTGCATGGTCAAGCCTTTCGACCAATTGCCCGGCATTCTAAAGGTTGTCTCTGGTTATACCGGTGGTCATACCGTAAATCCAACCTATGCCGACGTCAAATCGCAGACCTCAGGACATTATGAGGTTGTACAGATTACATTCGACAGCACACAGTTCAGTTATGAACAACTGCTCGAGCTGTACTGGCCTCAAATCGATCCGACCGATGCCGAAGGACAATTCCAAGACCGTGGCCCTTCTTATCGCGCAGCAATCTTCTATCACTCGGAAGAGCAGCGTGAACAAGCTGAAGCCTCCAAGGCGGTCATCGCTGCAAGCGGACGATTCGAGAAGCCGATTGTCACGGAGATTCTGCCTGCGCAGACGTTCTATCCTGCCGAAGATTATCACCAAGATTATTACAAAAAAAGTCCCGACCATTACCGAGAAGATCGACTTCTCTCCGGTCGAGACCAATTTATCGAGCAGCATTGGCATCCGAAATCGAACACCTAA
- a CDS encoding GAF domain-containing protein yields MFEKSHISGNPDKDYPEAIRQLAALLEGETSAIANLSNASALLNEYMDRINWVGFYLYEEKSNQLVLGPFQGLPACVRIPLGRGVCGTAAEERRTIVVEDVHKFPGHIACDAASRSEIVIPLILENQLIGVLDIDSPEESRFHEVDRAYLEQFTAELLRHLGELKR; encoded by the coding sequence ATGTTCGAAAAAAGTCATATCAGTGGAAATCCAGATAAAGATTACCCGGAAGCCATTCGTCAGCTTGCTGCATTGCTAGAAGGGGAGACGAGCGCGATTGCGAATTTATCCAATGCTTCGGCATTGCTGAACGAATATATGGATCGTATCAATTGGGTGGGGTTCTATCTCTATGAGGAGAAGTCGAATCAATTGGTACTCGGACCATTCCAAGGGCTGCCTGCTTGTGTACGCATTCCGCTCGGACGGGGTGTATGCGGGACGGCTGCGGAAGAGCGAAGAACGATTGTCGTCGAAGATGTGCACAAGTTCCCGGGCCATATTGCCTGTGACGCGGCGTCGAGATCGGAGATTGTTATTCCGCTCATCCTGGAGAATCAACTCATTGGTGTGTTGGATATCGACAGCCCGGAGGAGAGTCGATTTCATGAAGTGGATCGCGCGTACCTAGAGCAATTCACAGCGGAACTGCTCCGGCATTTGGGCGAATTGAAGCGCTAG
- a CDS encoding ABC transporter permease → MIRTIARKEIKLLIKEKGTFFWLLGMPILFIVLFATVFSSASSATLTVQYIDQDQSAASQQFLKTIGDTKAFQLTLDGELTTEQQINKIKDGKLSALIVFPKGFGDSLKSGDQQAQIMLYHDGMSSNIIGPIEAVLQNVAGKYQEEKIASALTAAGKSQAELKKVLTPPIRVDEKQEVTDGSISMITQVVPGYTVMFAFFVITSMVRRFMKDKESGMISRLSSTPMRYMSYLVGMWVPYILVVVVQCTILLGFGHFVYGLHLGDAFAIAMIVFAIAICGTGLGLAISLIVKSENQGMAFTQLITMGGAVLGGLWFPADMLPGFLQTIGRIMPQYWAQKALQNVMVHGAHLQDILPNLGVMLLVAVIGLALATLRFPRFMKSAIS, encoded by the coding sequence ATGATACGGACCATCGCGCGGAAAGAAATCAAATTGCTCATAAAAGAAAAAGGTACATTCTTCTGGCTGCTCGGCATGCCCATTCTATTCATTGTACTGTTCGCTACCGTATTCAGCAGCGCGAGTTCAGCAACGCTGACGGTGCAATATATAGACCAAGACCAGAGTGCGGCTTCACAGCAGTTCCTGAAGACGATCGGGGATACGAAGGCATTCCAATTGACGCTGGATGGGGAGCTGACGACCGAGCAGCAGATTAACAAGATCAAGGACGGGAAGCTATCGGCGTTGATCGTGTTCCCGAAGGGTTTCGGCGATAGCTTGAAATCCGGTGACCAACAAGCGCAGATTATGCTCTATCACGATGGCATGAGCAGCAATATCATTGGCCCGATTGAAGCGGTCCTCCAGAACGTCGCTGGCAAATACCAAGAAGAGAAAATCGCAAGCGCCCTAACGGCAGCGGGGAAAAGCCAAGCCGAATTGAAAAAGGTGCTGACGCCGCCGATTCGAGTCGACGAGAAGCAAGAAGTGACCGATGGGTCGATCAGTATGATCACACAGGTTGTCCCAGGTTACACTGTCATGTTCGCGTTCTTCGTCATTACTTCGATGGTGCGCCGATTTATGAAGGATAAGGAATCGGGTATGATCTCCCGGCTTAGCAGTACACCGATGCGCTATATGAGCTATTTGGTCGGGATGTGGGTGCCGTATATCCTGGTTGTCGTTGTGCAGTGTACGATTTTGCTTGGCTTTGGGCATTTTGTGTATGGATTGCATCTCGGCGATGCATTTGCGATCGCAATGATTGTCTTCGCGATTGCCATTTGCGGTACGGGGCTTGGTCTAGCCATCTCCTTGATCGTGAAAAGCGAGAACCAAGGCATGGCGTTCACCCAGCTTATTACAATGGGTGGCGCGGTGCTCGGAGGTTTGTGGTTCCCAGCTGATATGCTGCCAGGATTCTTGCAGACGATTGGCAGAATCATGCCGCAGTATTGGGCACAGAAGGCCCTGCAGAATGTCATGGTGCATGGCGCTCATCTTCAGGATATACTGCCGAATCTCGGTGTCATGCTCCTCGTAGCGGTTATCGGATTGGCGCTTGCAACACTACGATTCCCTCGATTTATGAAGAGTGCGATAAGCTAG
- a CDS encoding ABC transporter ATP-binding protein: protein MSIAIEVKGLQKGYGGKLAVQDLQFQVRTGTCFGLLGPNGAGKSTTMKILSCITKVDHGRVNILGYDTATQSQEVRKIIGYVPQNITLYEKLSAYDNLLFFGEMYGVTGKALKHRIREVLEQVGLADRANDAVSTFSGGMMRRINIAAALLHKPKFMILDEPTVGIDPQSRNHIFDLIQSLKAEGMTIIYSTHYMEEVEALCEDVAIIDHGQVVAAGALNELLAQYGGRSVYLELEGDVQPDLTPLSAKVTKQGRGFRIETDAVLDTIRRAAELCQRRGYRTSQLEVVRPSLEAVFLELTGTSLRDA, encoded by the coding sequence ATGAGTATAGCGATCGAAGTGAAAGGATTGCAGAAGGGGTATGGCGGTAAGCTTGCTGTTCAGGATCTTCAGTTTCAAGTGCGGACAGGGACGTGTTTTGGGCTGCTCGGCCCGAATGGGGCAGGGAAATCGACGACGATGAAGATTCTCTCCTGCATCACAAAGGTAGATCACGGCAGGGTGAATATACTCGGATACGATACAGCAACGCAGTCGCAAGAGGTGCGCAAGATCATTGGCTACGTCCCGCAAAATATTACATTGTACGAGAAGCTGAGCGCTTATGATAATCTACTATTTTTCGGAGAAATGTACGGGGTTACGGGGAAAGCATTGAAGCACCGCATTCGAGAAGTGCTGGAGCAAGTAGGGCTTGCAGATCGGGCGAATGATGCCGTGAGCACCTTCTCTGGCGGGATGATGCGGCGAATTAATATCGCAGCTGCGCTGCTGCATAAGCCGAAATTCATGATTCTGGATGAACCGACAGTCGGGATCGATCCGCAGTCGCGGAACCATATTTTCGATTTGATTCAATCGCTCAAAGCGGAGGGCATGACGATCATCTACTCCACGCACTATATGGAGGAAGTCGAGGCATTATGTGAAGACGTGGCGATCATTGACCACGGCCAAGTGGTTGCAGCAGGTGCATTGAATGAGCTGCTCGCACAATACGGCGGTAGATCGGTCTATCTGGAGCTTGAAGGGGATGTTCAGCCGGACCTGACTCCATTGTCGGCGAAGGTTACGAAGCAGGGACGTGGATTCCGCATTGAGACGGACGCTGTGCTAGACACGATCCGCCGTGCCGCAGAGCTCTGTCAACGGCGTGGATATCGGACATCACAGCTTGAAGTGGTGAGGCCGTCGCTTGAAGCAGTGTTCCTGGAGCTCACGGGAACTTCGCTGCGTGACGCTTAG